In a single window of the Spodoptera frugiperda isolate SF20-4 chromosome 19, AGI-APGP_CSIRO_Sfru_2.0, whole genome shotgun sequence genome:
- the LOC118280829 gene encoding uncharacterized protein LOC118280829: MALLILLGTLVFALNCNAVLGENLNWLNRYFDSSPSAYSDEDREPEHSILRADEPTDSSDNNDIKTLFSNPKHGEERDAEEFLSEMLRVLQQYFARKLPQDKLMNKSAFGEKQKDKQNIAWSYYDDVGK, translated from the exons ATGGCACTTTTGATTTTACTCG GTACATTGGTTTTCGCGTTAAACTGCAATGCTGTACTCGGTGAAAATCTTAACTGGCTGAATAGATACTTCGACAGCAGTCCAAGTGCTTATTCTGACGAAGATCGAGAACCGGAGCACTCAATTCTAAGAGCTGATGAACCAACCGATTCTTCAGATAACAATGACATTAAAACGTTATTCTCTAATCCGAAACATGGAgag gAGAGAGATGCTGAAGAATTTCTCAGTGAAATGCTAAGAGTACTACAACAATACTTCGCGAGGAAGTTGCCACAAGATAAACTTATGAACAAGTCTGCGTTTGGTGAGAAACAAAAAGACAAACAGAACATCGCATGGTCTTACTACGATGATGTAGGAAAATAA